A single Henriciella sp. AS95 DNA region contains:
- a CDS encoding VOC family protein: MTLLKCATLTVKDVSATADRYETWFDYSVVERGEVPSDLADSWGTPGSAGRPYVIMQPASGQQVFIRLVQGDPVASYVPISTLGWAATEICVQDVEEVNARMERSPFEIIGPPKPLDGFPTVKPMQVRGPDNEVLFLTEIRVDGPANGLPVPQSLVDRPFIMVLACSDLKRTIAWVDEVFGFEMIDPVAIEYTMISQAFDLPAGQKVELVTAKWKGEVFLELDQYPEQVTPRDRHDGTLPPGVAITTIEFPNFDKLAGHWVSEPVVREGALYAGKRVGLLKCPDGALLEVIERTA, from the coding sequence ATGACTTTGCTGAAATGCGCGACACTGACGGTGAAAGACGTATCGGCCACAGCCGACCGGTACGAGACATGGTTTGATTACAGTGTCGTCGAACGCGGCGAAGTCCCTTCCGATCTCGCGGATAGCTGGGGCACGCCGGGTAGTGCGGGTCGGCCATATGTCATCATGCAGCCCGCATCCGGTCAGCAGGTCTTCATCCGCCTGGTACAAGGGGATCCTGTGGCCTCCTACGTGCCAATCAGCACGCTCGGCTGGGCCGCCACGGAAATCTGCGTCCAGGATGTGGAAGAGGTGAATGCGCGCATGGAGCGCTCGCCCTTTGAAATTATTGGACCGCCCAAACCACTGGATGGCTTTCCGACGGTGAAGCCGATGCAGGTTCGCGGGCCCGATAATGAGGTCCTGTTCCTGACGGAGATCCGGGTGGACGGGCCGGCGAACGGCCTTCCGGTTCCCCAATCCCTGGTCGACCGGCCCTTCATTATGGTGCTCGCCTGCAGTGATCTGAAGCGGACAATCGCATGGGTGGACGAGGTTTTCGGCTTCGAGATGATCGACCCGGTCGCCATCGAATACACAATGATCTCCCAGGCCTTCGACCTGCCGGCGGGCCAGAAAGTCGAACTGGTCACGGCGAAGTGGAAGGGCGAAGTCTTCCTCGAGCTTGATCAGTACCCTGAGCAGGTGACGCCGCGGGACCGCCATGATGGCACACTGCCGCCGGGCGTCGCGATCACCACGATAGAGTTTCCGAATTTCGACAAGCTGGCCGGTCACTGGGTGAGCGAGCCTGTCGTGCGCGAGGGAGCGCTCTACGCCGGCAAGCGCGTCGGTCTTCTCAAATGTCCTGATGGTGCGCTGCTCGAAGTTATCGAGCGGACCGCCTGA
- the leuD gene encoding 3-isopropylmalate dehydratase small subunit, with protein MKPLIRLTAKAAPLMRENIDTDAIIPSREMRSVSKSGLADGLFAGWRYKNIRSREPDPDFVLNQKAYEGAEILVAGQNFGCGSSREHAVWALAEYGFRAIIAPSFAPIFRSNCIRNGIAPIALDSADVEALALLARQGETFEIDLEAMEVRAGDHTLPFDLEAEARTMLMEALDLIELTRKSMDEIKQFRSEHSQSRPWLYFQAS; from the coding sequence ATGAAGCCGCTGATCCGACTGACCGCCAAGGCTGCGCCCTTGATGCGGGAGAATATCGACACGGATGCGATCATCCCTTCGCGGGAAATGCGTTCGGTGTCGAAATCCGGGCTCGCCGACGGCCTGTTTGCCGGTTGGCGGTACAAGAATATTCGGTCCCGTGAGCCCGATCCCGACTTTGTGCTGAACCAGAAAGCGTATGAGGGAGCAGAGATTCTCGTCGCGGGACAGAATTTCGGATGCGGCTCCAGCCGCGAGCATGCGGTTTGGGCGCTGGCGGAGTACGGGTTCCGGGCGATCATCGCCCCCTCATTCGCGCCGATCTTCCGTAGCAATTGTATCCGCAACGGCATTGCCCCAATCGCACTGGATTCCGCAGATGTCGAAGCACTGGCTCTGCTGGCAAGGCAAGGCGAAACGTTCGAGATCGATCTGGAGGCGATGGAAGTCAGGGCTGGTGATCACACACTGCCTTTCGACCTCGAGGCCGAGGCGCGCACCATGCTGATGGAAGCGCTCGACCTGATCGAGCTTACCCGCAAGTCGATGGATGAAATCAAACAATTCCGGTCAGAACACAGCCAGTCGAGGCCCTGGTTATATTTCCAGGCCTCCTGA
- a CDS encoding 3-isopropylmalate dehydratase large subunit encodes MTRSFPPPPSGTLASKIWNEHVVTRLNEETELLAIDRLFLHERTGGVALRSLRESGRDVLAPSNVFATMDHIVDTFPGRTDDTLMPTGKAFLQIFREEAAHYGITLFDLDDPRQGIVHVVSPEQGIVLPGATLVCPDSHTCTQGAFGALAWGIGSTEAEHVLATATLRMKRPKDMRIRVDGALPPYVTAKDLALHIIRELGSGGAKGHIVEFSGEAVRALDMEARMTLCNMATELSAVTAIIAPDEKTLDYLRGRPFAPEGAMWEQASEYWLSLKSDDAADFDIEHVVDASKLAPMVTWGNSPQHALAIGESVPTYEKLGLGDSRETYDRAITYMGLESTDELGGLAIDGAFIGSCTNSRLSDLRRAARILDGRKVAEGVRAICVPGSTQVKLAAEAEGLDRVFREAGFEWRESGCSMCFFAGGESFGPDERVISSTNRNFESRQGPNTRTHIASPETVAASAIVGRISSPAALEPSA; translated from the coding sequence ATGACCCGATCCTTTCCTCCCCCGCCGTCCGGCACGCTCGCCAGCAAGATCTGGAACGAGCATGTCGTGACGCGATTAAATGAAGAGACCGAGCTGCTTGCGATCGACCGTTTGTTTCTGCACGAGCGGACGGGAGGCGTGGCCCTCAGGAGCTTGCGTGAAAGCGGCCGCGATGTGCTTGCGCCGTCCAATGTGTTTGCGACGATGGATCATATCGTGGACACCTTTCCGGGACGTACCGATGACACGCTGATGCCGACGGGAAAGGCGTTTCTCCAGATTTTCCGTGAGGAAGCGGCCCATTACGGGATCACGCTTTTCGATCTTGATGATCCGCGCCAAGGTATTGTTCACGTCGTTTCGCCTGAACAGGGCATCGTGCTGCCGGGCGCCACGCTGGTCTGCCCGGACAGCCATACGTGTACGCAGGGCGCGTTCGGCGCACTCGCCTGGGGCATCGGCTCGACTGAAGCCGAGCATGTCCTCGCCACGGCGACCCTGCGAATGAAGCGGCCGAAGGACATGCGCATCCGGGTCGACGGGGCCCTGCCGCCTTATGTGACGGCGAAAGACCTCGCGCTCCACATCATTCGCGAGCTCGGCTCCGGCGGCGCTAAGGGCCATATCGTCGAATTCTCGGGCGAGGCCGTGCGGGCGCTAGACATGGAAGCTCGCATGACGCTCTGTAATATGGCGACCGAGCTCTCCGCCGTCACGGCAATCATTGCTCCCGACGAGAAGACGCTCGACTATCTGCGTGGACGCCCGTTCGCGCCCGAGGGGGCAATGTGGGAGCAGGCGAGCGAGTACTGGCTCTCGCTGAAGAGCGATGACGCGGCGGACTTTGACATTGAGCATGTGGTCGATGCCAGCAAGCTTGCCCCAATGGTGACGTGGGGAAACAGCCCTCAACATGCCCTGGCAATCGGGGAGAGTGTGCCGACTTATGAAAAGTTGGGGCTGGGCGACAGCCGTGAGACCTATGACCGGGCGATCACCTATATGGGGCTCGAGTCGACTGACGAACTGGGTGGGCTGGCCATCGATGGCGCTTTCATCGGGTCATGTACGAATAGCCGCCTGTCCGACCTTCGACGCGCGGCGCGTATCCTGGACGGACGCAAGGTGGCGGAGGGCGTGCGTGCCATCTGTGTGCCTGGATCGACGCAGGTGAAGCTGGCTGCCGAAGCCGAGGGTCTGGACCGGGTGTTTCGGGAAGCGGGGTTCGAATGGCGCGAATCGGGCTGTTCGATGTGCTTCTTTGCGGGTGGCGAGAGCTTCGGGCCGGACGAGCGCGTTATCAGTTCTACGAACCGTAACTTTGAAAGCCGGCAGGGGCCAAACACCCGGACGCATATTGCTTCGCCTGAGACGGTTGCCGCCTCGGCCATCGTCGGCCGGATCTCAAGTCCTGCCGCACTGGAGCCGTCCGCATGA
- a CDS encoding CoA transferase, whose product MSVDTVSGELPLAGIRVIEFSHMVMGPATGVILADLGAEVIKVEPIGGDQTRRLLGSGAGYFPMFNRNKRSIALDLKSEDGLQIATDLVNGADVLLENFRPGALEKLGLGPSAFEKSNPDLIYFSAKGFLSGPYESRAALDEVAQMMGGLAYMTGPPGRPLRAGASVIDVTGGMFGVIGILAALFRRERSGGGGCTVRSSLFETTAFLVGQHMAQMAVTGVAPKPMPERSSAWAIYDVFETATEDEQIFVGVVSDSQWKSFTKTFGLDALAANPAYAANNDRVLARDELIPQIRALFSSFERDDLLKKLAEAGVAFAPIARPEDLFDDEHLNAGGGLVDLTLPGGNGIRLPALPVEMNGKLPGVRLDLPNAGAHTVSVLRELGLSDDRIEELGRLKVVQEAGPGDVAG is encoded by the coding sequence ATGAGTGTTGATACTGTTTCTGGTGAGCTTCCGCTCGCAGGCATTCGCGTGATCGAATTCAGCCACATGGTCATGGGGCCTGCGACAGGCGTGATTCTGGCTGACCTGGGGGCTGAAGTAATAAAGGTAGAGCCAATCGGCGGCGATCAGACCCGCCGGCTGCTGGGCTCCGGCGCGGGCTACTTCCCAATGTTTAACCGCAACAAGCGCAGTATTGCCCTGGACCTGAAGTCAGAGGATGGCCTGCAGATCGCAACTGATCTGGTGAATGGCGCTGATGTCCTTCTTGAGAATTTCCGTCCCGGCGCGCTCGAAAAACTGGGGCTTGGGCCCAGCGCTTTTGAAAAGAGTAATCCGGACCTGATTTATTTCTCGGCCAAAGGGTTTCTTTCGGGACCGTACGAATCGCGCGCGGCTCTTGATGAGGTTGCGCAAATGATGGGCGGGCTGGCCTACATGACCGGACCGCCCGGGCGCCCCCTCAGGGCCGGGGCATCGGTAATTGACGTGACCGGCGGCATGTTCGGTGTCATCGGAATTCTCGCAGCCCTTTTCCGGCGTGAGCGCAGCGGCGGCGGTGGCTGCACAGTCCGATCCTCCCTGTTTGAGACGACGGCGTTCCTTGTCGGCCAACACATGGCGCAGATGGCGGTTACGGGTGTTGCCCCAAAACCGATGCCGGAGCGGTCTTCGGCCTGGGCAATCTATGACGTCTTTGAAACGGCGACCGAGGATGAGCAGATCTTTGTGGGTGTCGTCAGCGATTCCCAGTGGAAGTCCTTCACCAAGACGTTCGGCCTTGATGCGCTTGCAGCCAATCCTGCCTATGCGGCCAATAATGACAGGGTGCTTGCCCGTGATGAACTGATCCCGCAAATACGGGCGCTATTTTCCTCCTTTGAGCGCGATGACCTTCTGAAAAAGCTCGCGGAAGCGGGGGTCGCATTCGCGCCGATCGCGCGGCCAGAGGATCTCTTCGACGACGAGCATCTCAATGCCGGCGGCGGGCTGGTCGATCTGACGCTGCCAGGCGGAAACGGTATTCGGCTGCCGGCACTCCCGGTTGAGATGAATGGCAAGCTTCCAGGTGTCAGGCTCGACCTTCCCAATGCGGGGGCGCATACTGTGTCCGTGCTCAGGGAGCTGGGACTGAGCGATGACCGTATAGAAGAACTTGGCCGCTTAAAGGTGGTCCAGGAGGCCGGCCCAGGCGACGTTGCCGGCTGA
- a CDS encoding hydroxymethylglutaryl-CoA lyase yields the protein MNVLISEVGPRDGLQNISAIMPTEAKKAWIDAAFLAGVSEIEVGSFVPPRLLPQLADTAEIVSYARRIKGLTVAALVPNRMGAENAIKAGAHKITLPLSCSESHSKANLRRTHAEVLEEARQIAALISDLPEKERPHFEGSLSTAFGCTLEGHVPEEKVVELGIALMEAGCDEVGLADTTGYANPASVRRLIEKVWAAVGEDALTGIHLHNTRGLGLANAYAAFETGLRTFDSSLGGLGGCPFAPGASGNLVTEDLVYMFEAMGVSTGIDLEKLFGVRTLVQDALKDDDFYGFTPEAGLPLNFTPAKVSGVTSRTIGANS from the coding sequence ATGAATGTCTTGATTAGTGAGGTCGGCCCACGGGACGGCCTTCAGAATATATCTGCTATCATGCCTACAGAGGCCAAAAAAGCTTGGATTGATGCGGCTTTTTTGGCGGGCGTCAGCGAAATTGAAGTTGGAAGCTTCGTGCCCCCGCGCCTTCTTCCCCAACTGGCTGATACAGCTGAAATTGTTTCTTATGCAAGACGAATCAAAGGTTTGACCGTTGCGGCACTGGTTCCGAACAGGATGGGAGCAGAGAACGCCATAAAAGCGGGCGCGCACAAAATTACCCTGCCGCTCTCCTGCAGCGAATCTCACAGCAAAGCCAATCTGCGGCGCACCCATGCCGAGGTTCTGGAAGAGGCGCGCCAGATCGCCGCGCTTATATCCGACCTGCCAGAAAAAGAGCGCCCGCACTTTGAGGGCAGCCTTTCAACGGCCTTCGGCTGTACGCTGGAAGGCCATGTTCCCGAAGAAAAAGTGGTCGAACTTGGTATTGCATTGATGGAAGCTGGTTGCGACGAGGTCGGGCTCGCGGATACGACTGGCTATGCCAATCCCGCTTCGGTTCGCCGCCTCATCGAAAAGGTCTGGGCAGCTGTCGGCGAAGACGCGCTGACCGGAATTCACCTGCACAATACGCGCGGGCTTGGCCTGGCAAATGCCTACGCTGCCTTCGAAACGGGCCTTCGGACGTTCGACAGCTCGCTCGGCGGTCTCGGCGGCTGTCCCTTCGCGCCCGGCGCCAGTGGCAATCTCGTCACTGAAGACCTGGTCTATATGTTTGAAGCGATGGGCGTATCTACAGGCATCGACCTGGAAAAGCTGTTTGGCGTTCGCACACTTGTACAAGACGCCCTCAAGGACGACGACTTCTATGGCTTTACGCCGGAAGCCGGACTTCCCCTCAATTTCACCCCGGCTAAAGTTTCTGGGGTCACATCACGAACGATTGGAGCGAATTCATGA
- a CDS encoding isochorismatase family protein — protein MSIIGTKMVSDGRTAKEIFEDVISNPSRAKFGFGEKLAIVNVDIQNAYTRIDEFKTAYESDPRQIEHVNTISNLARAKGMPVIWTHVAFADDASDAGIWGTRSDTPDSLQNIKYGSRRHAFDDRCEIDENDMIYTKRMPSAFFETPLQSLLVWHKVDTLVITGGSTSGCVRATAVESLSRGYRTIVPLETCADKHESYHYANLTDLALKYADVEPVQTVVDWLEAQ, from the coding sequence ATGAGCATCATCGGCACAAAAATGGTCTCGGACGGCCGCACGGCCAAGGAAATCTTCGAAGACGTCATCAGCAACCCCTCGCGAGCCAAATTCGGCTTTGGCGAGAAGCTCGCTATCGTCAATGTCGATATCCAGAACGCCTATACGCGGATCGACGAGTTCAAGACCGCTTATGAATCCGATCCTCGCCAGATCGAACATGTGAACACGATTTCCAACCTGGCGCGCGCCAAGGGCATGCCGGTCATCTGGACGCATGTAGCCTTCGCGGATGACGCCTCCGACGCAGGCATCTGGGGAACACGTTCGGACACGCCGGACTCCCTGCAAAACATCAAATATGGCAGCCGCCGGCACGCATTCGATGATCGTTGCGAAATCGACGAGAACGACATGATCTACACCAAGCGCATGCCGTCAGCCTTCTTCGAAACGCCGCTTCAAAGCCTGCTTGTCTGGCATAAGGTGGACACGCTGGTGATTACCGGCGGCAGCACGTCAGGATGCGTTCGCGCCACAGCCGTTGAGTCCCTGTCGCGCGGCTATCGCACGATCGTCCCGCTCGAAACCTGCGCCGACAAGCATGAAAGCTACCACTATGCGAACCTGACCGACCTGGCGCTCAAATATGCCGATGTCGAACCCGTCCAGACGGTCGTCGACTGGCTGGAGGCGCAGTAA
- a CDS encoding polysaccharide deacetylase family protein, translating into MEAKADPGLYSYTPYRNRPKIEWPDGKTVAVWVSPNLEFYELDPPANPIRKSWKTPHPDVVGYSHRDYANRVGHWRMAEVMERHGFKGSVSLSVALCQHIPEVVENANQLGWEFFSHGIYNTRYSYGMDEAQERAIIEDSIRTVKEATGQDIKGWLAPALTHTPRTLDLIAEYGLTYTCDLYHDDQPMPVSVKSGQLISMPYSLEVNDHYGFFIYNMSPREYADTLIRQYERLAKEGETSGTVMCIPLHSYLIAQAHRIGPFEEVLRHIANDGRAWITRSGDIAEHYLANHADQTGDAR; encoded by the coding sequence ATGGAAGCCAAGGCTGATCCGGGGCTCTATTCCTATACGCCCTACAGAAATCGTCCGAAGATCGAATGGCCCGACGGCAAGACCGTCGCCGTTTGGGTGTCACCCAATCTGGAATTTTACGAACTGGACCCGCCGGCCAATCCGATCCGGAAGAGCTGGAAAACCCCGCATCCGGACGTGGTCGGCTATTCGCACCGCGACTATGCCAACCGCGTGGGCCACTGGCGCATGGCCGAGGTGATGGAACGCCACGGGTTCAAGGGCTCTGTCTCACTGTCGGTAGCGCTCTGCCAGCACATCCCGGAAGTCGTCGAGAATGCCAATCAGCTTGGATGGGAGTTCTTCAGCCACGGTATCTACAACACCCGCTATTCCTATGGCATGGACGAAGCTCAGGAACGCGCCATCATCGAGGATTCAATCCGCACGGTGAAGGAAGCGACGGGACAGGACATCAAGGGTTGGCTTGCCCCTGCCCTCACGCATACGCCGCGCACGCTGGACCTGATTGCAGAGTACGGACTCACCTATACCTGCGACCTCTATCATGATGACCAGCCAATGCCGGTCTCGGTGAAATCCGGTCAGCTCATCTCCATGCCCTACAGCCTGGAGGTCAACGACCATTATGGCTTCTTCATCTACAATATGAGCCCGCGCGAATACGCCGACACGCTGATCCGCCAGTATGAGCGGCTCGCCAAGGAAGGCGAAACGTCAGGCACGGTGATGTGCATCCCGCTGCACAGCTACCTTATCGCACAGGCGCATCGCATCGGTCCGTTCGAGGAGGTGCTTCGCCACATCGCCAATGACGGCCGGGCCTGGATTACCCGAAGCGGTGATATCGCCGAACATTATCTTGCCAATCATGCCGACCAGACTGGAGACGCCCGATGA
- a CDS encoding polysaccharide deacetylase family protein — protein sequence MSLDPSYLEYPKRQRGMDHDLYPWSNMFERTPVTWPEGKKVLTWVVIDLEWFPITPNDKPFRAPGHMQTAYPDYRHYTSRDYGSRIGIYRLLDALKTVGAKASVAMNSAIAERYPELAKTIVAEGHEIIAHSTDMNAAVATGVEKDVEKAYIADSLAAIEKVTGQRPQGWLSIARSQSFNTPALLAEAGLAYMCDWVNDELPYAMKTPAGEIYNLPLNHELSDRQIVNVQQHSVDSYAEQIQDAWTWLSGEADRFGGRMLPLNITPYIMGLPYRMDAFERLLGWLSSQPDNGFATGSEILAAAKS from the coding sequence ATGAGCCTCGATCCCTCCTATCTCGAATACCCCAAGCGCCAGCGTGGCATGGATCACGACCTGTATCCCTGGTCGAACATGTTCGAGCGGACACCCGTCACCTGGCCGGAAGGCAAAAAAGTGCTGACCTGGGTCGTGATTGATCTCGAATGGTTTCCAATCACGCCAAATGACAAGCCCTTCCGCGCCCCGGGCCACATGCAGACCGCCTATCCGGACTATCGCCATTACACCTCCCGTGACTATGGCAGCCGGATCGGCATCTATCGTTTGCTTGATGCTCTCAAAACTGTTGGCGCAAAAGCGTCAGTTGCAATGAATAGTGCAATTGCAGAGCGCTATCCTGAACTGGCAAAGACCATTGTCGCCGAGGGACATGAAATCATCGCCCACTCGACCGACATGAACGCGGCGGTGGCAACCGGCGTGGAGAAAGATGTCGAGAAGGCCTATATCGCGGACTCTCTGGCTGCCATCGAGAAGGTGACAGGCCAGCGCCCGCAAGGCTGGCTCTCGATTGCGCGCTCGCAATCCTTCAACACCCCTGCCCTGCTGGCTGAAGCAGGCCTCGCCTATATGTGCGACTGGGTGAATGACGAACTGCCCTACGCGATGAAGACGCCTGCCGGCGAAATCTACAACCTGCCACTCAATCACGAATTGTCGGATCGCCAGATCGTGAACGTCCAGCAGCACTCGGTGGATTCCTACGCCGAGCAGATCCAGGACGCCTGGACGTGGCTCAGCGGCGAGGCCGACCGCTTCGGTGGCAGAATGCTGCCGCTCAATATCACGCCATACATTATGGGGCTGCCATACCGGATGGATGCTTTCGAGAGATTGCTCGGCTGGCTGTCCTCGCAGCCTGACAATGGCTTTGCGACGGGCTCCGAAATTCTTGCGGCCGCCAAGTCATGA
- a CDS encoding isocitrate lyase/PEP mutase family protein: MTDTRLKDKLAAGDFFVVPGIHDMIAAVMADRVGFDIVYGSGYWLTASGLGLPDAGLVSYTQMLDRMSTLKKTSKAALIADADTGFGGLLNVAHTVKGYEAAGVSAIQIEDQEFPKKCGHTPYKRLVPIEDMVRKIEVAADTREDMLIIARTDARQSEGMDGTLRRMEAYAKAGADILFPEALTSEEEMRKACEDLDKPVMANMANGGLTPMLKADVLRDIGYAFSIYPSLTSLIAASAIETALIRLRDEGDGEPADMDMFDFKTFCGLIGFEEVWDFEKKWAD; this comes from the coding sequence ATGACGGACACACGCCTCAAGGACAAACTCGCGGCCGGCGATTTCTTCGTCGTTCCAGGGATTCACGACATGATCGCCGCCGTCATGGCGGACAGGGTCGGCTTCGACATCGTGTACGGCAGCGGATACTGGCTGACCGCCTCCGGGCTCGGTCTGCCGGATGCTGGCCTTGTCAGCTACACCCAGATGCTGGACCGGATGTCGACCCTCAAGAAGACCAGCAAGGCCGCCCTGATCGCCGATGCCGATACCGGGTTTGGCGGCCTGCTCAATGTCGCCCACACCGTGAAGGGCTATGAAGCAGCCGGCGTTTCCGCCATCCAGATCGAAGATCAGGAATTCCCGAAGAAATGTGGTCACACGCCGTACAAGCGGCTGGTCCCGATCGAGGACATGGTGCGGAAGATCGAAGTCGCCGCCGATACGCGTGAGGACATGCTCATCATCGCACGCACCGATGCGCGCCAATCCGAAGGCATGGACGGTACGCTCCGGCGGATGGAGGCTTATGCGAAAGCAGGCGCCGACATCCTCTTTCCCGAAGCGCTGACCAGCGAAGAGGAGATGCGCAAGGCTTGCGAGGATCTCGACAAGCCTGTCATGGCAAATATGGCGAATGGCGGGCTCACGCCGATGCTGAAAGCTGATGTGCTTCGAGACATCGGATATGCCTTTTCGATCTATCCGTCCCTGACGAGCCTGATTGCTGCATCAGCCATAGAGACGGCCCTGATACGCCTTCGCGACGAAGGTGACGGCGAACCGGCGGACATGGACATGTTCGACTTCAAGACCTTCTGCGGCCTGATCGGCTTTGAGGAGGTCTGGGATTTCGAGAAAAAGTGGGCTGACTGA
- a CDS encoding hydantoinase B/oxoprolinase family protein, with amino-acid sequence MADIIQTNDAAFQKVEIDPVTLDIIENALRNARVEMDATLVRTAMSPGIREQGDAFPLIADHKGRMIVGQFGSYIGPFLEGYEGTVEDGDLIMLSDPYSVGGAISHSNDWLVLLPVFKDGRLIAYTSMFGHQSDIGGKVPGSMPIDATSIFQEGVRIPPVKLYKQGQYNEDVFKLIMHQVRTPDWCAADLNALIASCRVAKNRVVEMAERFGDDVFVSACEELLDRNYRAMKSLIASSIGSDPVSFEDYICDDGMGFGPYKIKCTMWREGEKVVLDFSGTDPQSPASINFFLNENMLRMFFGIYMIMVFDPQILFNDGFYDLIDVRIPEGSLLKPKFPAALSGRTHALGRIFDVLGALLGQKTPEFLNAAGFSSSPHLFYSGFDRKGEYFQLFQIGFGGIPGRPLGDGPDGHSLWPGFTNVPNEFLERYFPMVIERYETVADSGGAGLHRGGNGIIMSYRFLEPGHIAIHDDRWFVPPWGVNGGEPGKRARKILEKPDGTKTVIANKAEDLEVEADDVLHFITWGGGGWGDPLERDPALVGKEILQGLVTVDGAKAYGVVADEAGNVDEAATAKLRDDMKASRPALELFNYGPPVEQLRASCEAETNLPAPVQPRWKGVAGMPITAD; translated from the coding sequence ATGGCAGATATCATCCAGACAAATGACGCCGCCTTCCAGAAGGTCGAGATCGATCCGGTCACGCTGGACATCATCGAGAACGCGCTGCGCAATGCTCGCGTCGAGATGGACGCAACGCTCGTTCGAACGGCGATGTCGCCCGGTATCCGCGAGCAGGGCGATGCGTTTCCCCTGATCGCTGACCACAAGGGCCGGATGATCGTCGGACAGTTCGGCAGCTATATCGGCCCCTTCCTTGAGGGCTACGAAGGCACAGTCGAAGATGGCGACCTCATCATGCTGTCGGACCCATATTCGGTTGGCGGGGCCATCAGCCACTCCAATGACTGGCTGGTGCTGCTGCCCGTCTTCAAGGATGGCCGGCTCATCGCCTACACGTCCATGTTCGGTCACCAGTCCGATATTGGCGGGAAGGTGCCGGGATCGATGCCGATCGATGCGACAAGCATCTTCCAGGAAGGTGTGCGTATTCCGCCTGTGAAGCTCTACAAGCAGGGCCAGTACAATGAGGACGTCTTCAAGCTAATCATGCATCAGGTCCGCACGCCGGACTGGTGCGCCGCTGACCTCAATGCGCTGATCGCTTCCTGTCGCGTGGCGAAGAACCGTGTCGTTGAAATGGCGGAGCGGTTCGGGGACGATGTGTTCGTCTCTGCGTGCGAAGAACTTCTTGATCGCAACTACCGCGCCATGAAGTCGCTCATCGCATCTTCGATCGGCAGCGATCCGGTCTCTTTCGAGGACTATATCTGCGACGACGGAATGGGTTTTGGTCCTTACAAGATCAAGTGCACGATGTGGCGCGAAGGCGAAAAGGTCGTGCTCGATTTCTCAGGCACCGACCCGCAGAGCCCGGCCTCGATCAACTTCTTCCTGAACGAGAACATGCTGCGGATGTTCTTCGGCATCTACATGATCATGGTGTTCGATCCGCAGATCCTGTTCAATGACGGGTTCTACGACCTGATCGATGTGCGCATTCCGGAAGGGTCGCTGCTCAAGCCGAAATTCCCTGCAGCCCTCTCTGGGCGCACCCATGCCCTTGGCCGCATCTTCGACGTGCTGGGCGCACTGCTCGGCCAGAAGACACCTGAATTCCTGAACGCAGCCGGCTTTTCATCTTCGCCGCACCTGTTCTATTCGGGCTTCGACCGGAAGGGTGAGTACTTCCAGCTCTTCCAGATCGGGTTCGGCGGCATTCCGGGGCGTCCGTTGGGCGATGGGCCAGATGGCCACTCGCTCTGGCCGGGCTTTACCAATGTGCCGAACGAGTTCCTCGAGCGCTATTTCCCGATGGTCATCGAGCGGTATGAAACCGTCGCTGACAGCGGCGGCGCTGGACTTCATCGGGGCGGAAACGGGATCATCATGTCCTACCGCTTTCTCGAGCCAGGGCATATCGCTATCCACGATGACCGCTGGTTCGTGCCGCCCTGGGGAGTGAATGGTGGCGAACCCGGCAAGCGGGCCCGCAAGATCCTTGAAAAGCCCGACGGCACGAAAACGGTTATCGCCAACAAGGCCGAAGACCTCGAAGTCGAGGCGGATGATGTCCTGCATTTCATCACCTGGGGCGGGGGAGGCTGGGGCGATCCGCTCGAGCGTGATCCGGCCCTGGTGGGCAAGGAGATCCTGCAGGGACTGGTCACCGTGGACGGAGCGAAGGCTTATGGCGTTGTCGCCGATGAGGCTGGCAATGTTGACGAAGCCGCCACCGCAAAGCTTCGCGACGACATGAAAGCGTCGCGTCCAGCCCTCGAACTTTTCAATTATGGGCCTCCCGTCGAGCAGCTGCGCGCCAGCTGCGAGGCAGAGACGAATCTACCGGCGCCGGTACAGCCGCGGTGGAAAGGAGTCGCGGGGATGCCCATCACAGCAGACTAA